One Polaribacter sp. SA4-12 genomic window carries:
- a CDS encoding NRAMP family divalent metal transporter: MKKSFLQSLGPGLLFAGAAIGVSHLVQSTRAGAEFGFGLIWALILVHIFKYPFFQFGPRYAAATRETLLDGYRKLGKGVLITYYILNFATMFTIQAAVTMVTAGLASQLFGFTNDLVLWSTLLMFISVLFLVIGKYKLLDNLMKYIIVILTISTIIAVSVALFSTKEAFDVTQIIPSGTVELTFLIAFLGWMPAPLDVSIWHSIWSVEKDKTTVIKTKRKDAIFDFNVGYISTLCLGICFLLLGALVMYNSGETFSNKGGIFASQLMTLYTKNLGKYSYIFIAIAAFTTMFSTTITTMDASPRAMNRTTKLLFNKELKYGYWFWILFLFSGTFLILKYFMDNMGLLVKVATILSFLTAPFYAILNFKLITGKHTPKEHQPGIYLRILSVLGILFLIGFSVWFLMSL, from the coding sequence ATGAAAAAATCATTCTTACAATCTTTAGGTCCAGGTTTATTATTTGCAGGAGCAGCAATTGGTGTTTCTCATTTAGTACAATCTACAAGAGCTGGAGCAGAATTTGGTTTTGGTTTAATTTGGGCTTTAATTTTAGTTCATATATTTAAATATCCGTTTTTTCAATTCGGTCCTCGTTATGCAGCAGCAACAAGAGAAACTTTATTAGATGGTTATCGAAAATTAGGTAAAGGAGTGTTAATCACTTATTACATACTTAATTTTGCTACAATGTTTACCATTCAAGCAGCTGTTACTATGGTTACTGCTGGTTTGGCATCACAACTTTTTGGATTTACAAATGATCTTGTTTTATGGTCTACATTATTAATGTTTATAAGTGTGCTATTTTTAGTTATTGGTAAATACAAATTGCTAGATAATTTGATGAAATACATAATTGTTATCTTAACAATAAGTACAATTATTGCTGTAAGTGTTGCACTATTTAGTACAAAAGAAGCTTTTGATGTTACTCAGATTATACCTTCTGGTACAGTAGAACTTACTTTTTTAATTGCATTCTTAGGTTGGATGCCTGCTCCTTTAGATGTTTCTATTTGGCATTCTATATGGTCTGTAGAAAAAGATAAAACCACTGTCATTAAAACAAAACGAAAAGATGCTATTTTCGATTTTAATGTGGGATACATTAGTACACTTTGTTTGGGTATTTGCTTTCTCTTATTAGGCGCCTTAGTAATGTATAACTCAGGAGAAACATTCTCTAATAAAGGTGGAATTTTTGCTTCTCAATTAATGACTTTATACACAAAAAATCTAGGTAAATATTCTTATATATTTATTGCTATTGCTGCTTTTACAACAATGTTTAGCACCACAATTACAACAATGGATGCTTCACCAAGAGCAATGAATAGGACTACAAAATTATTATTTAATAAAGAATTAAAATATGGTTATTGGTTTTGGATACTCTTCTTATTTTCTGGTACTTTTTTAATTCTAAAATACTTTATGGATAATATGGGGTTGTTGGTTAAAGTAGCTACTATCTTATCATTTTTAACGGCACCTTTTTATGCTATTCTAAATTTTAAATTGATAACAGGTAAACATACTCCAAAAGAACATCAACCAGGAATTTATTTAAGAATTTTAAGTGTTTTAGGTATTCTCTTTTTAATAGGGTTTAGTGTTTGGTTTTTAATGAGTTTATAA
- a CDS encoding RNA polymerase sigma factor, with amino-acid sequence MEIGDKKLELYISKAKSGNQSAFRYLLDTFWPAVYNYQLKRTQSENDAEDIAIQTFSKAFDKIDTYDEKFVFKTWLITISKNVHIDLLRKKNISIATDTSTEQEEQAYLVVDESPTPEDKIITEQNLAKLLRDIKKLKPKYQEVIQLRYFQELSYKEISTQINEPMNNVKVKLLRAKKLLAEIIKES; translated from the coding sequence TTGGAAATAGGCGATAAAAAACTTGAATTATATATATCTAAAGCTAAAAGCGGGAATCAATCTGCATTTAGATATTTATTAGATACTTTTTGGCCTGCCGTTTATAATTATCAATTAAAACGAACTCAGAGTGAAAATGATGCTGAAGATATTGCTATTCAGACATTTTCTAAAGCTTTTGATAAAATTGATACGTATGATGAAAAGTTCGTTTTTAAGACTTGGTTAATTACTATTTCTAAAAATGTTCATATCGATTTGTTGCGTAAAAAAAATATTTCTATTGCAACAGATACTTCTACAGAACAAGAAGAACAAGCGTATTTAGTTGTGGATGAAAGCCCAACACCTGAAGACAAAATTATTACAGAACAAAATTTAGCTAAATTATTAAGAGACATCAAAAAACTGAAACCTAAATACCAGGAAGTTATTCAGTTACGCTATTTTCAAGAACTAAGTTATAAAGAGATTTCTACTCAAATTAACGAACCAATGAACAACGTAAAAGTTAAATTATTACGTGCAAAAAAGTTATTGGCAGAGATAATTAAGGAGTCTTAA
- a CDS encoding glycosyltransferase, whose protein sequence is MILSVLFYSFVVFTAIQIIYYLVFSSFLFDSKKDKKKSKEIPISVIVCAKNEAKNLENFLPSILNQEYADFEVVLINDASSDETLEVMESFQKKHSKIKIINVENIEAFWGNKKYALTLGIKAAKNENLLFTDADCKPVSKKWIYEMAQNFNAKKTIVLGYGKYKKEKSFVNLFVRFETLLTAIQYFSYSKIGSPYMAVGRNLAYDRSEFFNVKGFINHMHIKSGDDDLFIQDAANKENTTIATSKDSFTESLAPTSFTEWFRQKRRHISTADHYKFKHKFFLGLFFISKVFFFLLAILLFFFYPWQFVLPIFLTYYFVQFIVIGLSSKKLNEPTITYLLPFLEIGLLIFHFSIFITNLSSKPNHWK, encoded by the coding sequence ATGATTTTATCTGTACTCTTCTACTCTTTTGTAGTTTTTACTGCAATACAGATTATTTATTACTTAGTTTTTTCTTCTTTTTTGTTTGATTCTAAAAAGGATAAGAAAAAATCTAAAGAGATTCCTATTTCTGTTATTGTTTGTGCAAAGAATGAAGCTAAAAATCTCGAAAATTTCTTACCATCAATTTTAAATCAAGAATATGCTGATTTTGAAGTTGTTTTAATAAATGATGCTTCTTCTGATGAAACTCTAGAAGTGATGGAATCATTCCAAAAAAAACATAGCAAGATTAAAATTATTAATGTTGAAAACATTGAAGCTTTTTGGGGAAATAAAAAATACGCACTTACCTTAGGTATAAAAGCAGCAAAAAACGAAAACCTATTATTTACTGATGCAGATTGTAAACCCGTTTCTAAAAAATGGATTTATGAGATGGCTCAAAACTTTAATGCAAAGAAAACAATTGTATTAGGATATGGTAAATACAAAAAGGAAAAATCATTCGTAAACCTATTTGTACGTTTTGAAACACTCCTTACTGCAATTCAGTATTTTAGTTATTCAAAAATAGGTTCTCCTTATATGGCTGTTGGTCGTAATTTAGCCTACGATAGATCTGAATTCTTTAATGTAAAAGGGTTTATAAATCATATGCATATTAAATCTGGTGATGATGATTTATTTATACAAGACGCTGCAAATAAAGAAAATACAACAATTGCAACATCAAAAGATAGTTTTACAGAATCTTTAGCACCAACATCATTTACAGAATGGTTTCGTCAAAAAAGAAGACATATTTCTACAGCAGATCATTATAAGTTTAAACACAAGTTCTTTTTAGGTTTGTTCTTTATATCTAAAGTGTTCTTCTTCCTTTTAGCTATTTTACTATTCTTCTTTTATCCTTGGCAATTTGTTTTACCAATATTCTTAACGTATTATTTTGTACAATTTATAGTTATTGGCTTATCATCCAAAAAATTAAATGAACCAACAATCACTTATTTATTACCTTTTTTAGAAATTGGTCTACTAATATTTCACTTTTCGATATTTATCACTAATTTGTCATCAAAACCAAATCATTGGAAATAG
- the pheT gene encoding phenylalanine--tRNA ligase subunit beta produces the protein MKISYNWLQQFLQVDWEPIKTGELLTDLGLEVEGIETKESIKGSLKGIVVGKVLTCVQHPNADRLKVTTVDLGSGEPVQIVCGAPNVAAGQKVPVAKVGTTLYDDKGEGFKIKKGKIRGEESLGMICAEDELGLGKGHDGILVLDEKLTVGTPAAKVFNIETDYVFEIGLTPNRSDAMSHFGVARDLRAGLIQKDIKLELISPSASNFHVDERTLRIDVEVADKDLTPRYCGITITDVEVKDSPEWIQNRLKAIGLTPKNNIVDITNYVLHELGQPLHAFDAQKIKGNKILVKTLEEGTKFTTLDEVERELSSEDIMICDADSNPLCIAGVFGGLKSGVTENTTSIFLESAYFNPVSVRKTAKRHALNTDASFRFERGIDINMTEYALKRAALLIEEYAGGKLASDISDFYPEKIEDFQVFFSYENANRLIGQEIPRETIKNILASLEIKINSETNGGLGLTIPSYRTDVQREADIIEEILRVYGYNNIEFSHKLNTSISFDSNKETKVENIVADQLSALGFNETMANSLTKPEYTSLSEDINEEANVEMLNPLSNDLKVLRQSLLFSGLESVGYNINRKNNSLQFYEFGKTYHKYSEKYEENKHLTLFVTGNRTKDSWSVANKTSDFFYLKGIITSLLVRLGIDKVKSSPAKQDVFSEGISLGLGKIKLVEFGVVKQSILKEFGIKQEVLFADFNWDTILKLVGNKKIKVSELPKFPVVKRDLALLLDSKVAFNDVYNLAFQTERKLLKEVDLFDVYEGDKLPEGKKSYAVSFLLQDETKTLADKQIDKIMQKLQQTFEKTFEAVLR, from the coding sequence ATGAAAATATCATACAATTGGTTACAACAATTTTTACAGGTAGATTGGGAACCTATAAAAACAGGAGAATTGTTAACCGATTTAGGTTTAGAGGTTGAAGGAATTGAAACCAAAGAATCTATAAAAGGAAGCTTAAAAGGAATAGTTGTAGGTAAAGTTTTAACTTGTGTACAACACCCTAATGCAGATAGATTAAAAGTAACTACAGTAGATTTAGGATCAGGAGAACCAGTTCAAATTGTTTGTGGAGCACCAAATGTAGCAGCAGGTCAAAAAGTACCAGTGGCAAAAGTTGGAACTACTTTATATGATGATAAAGGTGAAGGTTTTAAGATAAAAAAAGGGAAGATTAGAGGTGAAGAAAGCCTTGGAATGATTTGTGCTGAAGACGAATTAGGTTTAGGTAAAGGTCATGATGGAATTTTAGTCTTAGATGAAAAACTTACAGTAGGAACTCCTGCTGCAAAAGTTTTTAATATAGAAACAGATTATGTTTTCGAAATTGGTTTAACGCCAAATAGATCTGATGCAATGAGCCATTTTGGTGTTGCAAGAGATTTACGTGCAGGTTTAATTCAAAAAGATATTAAATTAGAATTAATTTCTCCTTCAGCAAGTAATTTTCATGTTGATGAAAGAACACTTCGTATAGATGTAGAAGTAGCTGATAAAGATTTAACGCCTCGTTATTGTGGTATTACAATCACTGATGTAGAAGTTAAAGATTCTCCAGAATGGATACAAAATAGATTAAAAGCAATTGGTTTAACACCTAAAAATAATATTGTAGATATTACAAATTATGTGTTACACGAATTAGGACAGCCTTTACATGCTTTTGATGCTCAAAAAATTAAAGGAAATAAAATTCTTGTAAAAACATTAGAAGAAGGTACTAAATTTACCACTTTAGATGAAGTTGAAAGAGAATTATCATCAGAAGATATTATGATTTGTGATGCAGATTCTAACCCACTTTGTATTGCTGGTGTTTTTGGAGGTTTAAAATCTGGAGTTACAGAGAATACAACTTCTATCTTTTTAGAAAGTGCATATTTTAATCCTGTTTCTGTTAGAAAAACAGCGAAACGTCATGCTTTAAATACAGATGCTTCTTTCCGTTTTGAACGTGGAATTGATATCAATATGACAGAATATGCTTTAAAAAGAGCAGCTTTGTTAATTGAAGAATATGCAGGAGGTAAATTAGCTTCTGATATTTCTGATTTTTATCCTGAGAAAATTGAAGATTTTCAAGTGTTTTTCTCTTATGAAAACGCAAATAGGTTAATTGGTCAAGAAATTCCAAGAGAAACTATCAAGAATATTTTAGCTTCATTAGAAATTAAAATTAATAGTGAAACTAACGGAGGACTTGGATTAACAATACCTTCTTATAGAACAGATGTTCAGCGTGAGGCGGATATTATCGAAGAAATTCTAAGAGTTTACGGTTATAATAATATTGAATTTTCTCATAAATTAAATACATCAATTTCTTTTGATTCTAACAAAGAAACAAAGGTTGAAAATATTGTTGCAGACCAATTAAGTGCTTTAGGTTTTAACGAAACGATGGCTAATTCATTGACTAAGCCAGAATATACTTCGTTATCAGAAGATATTAATGAAGAGGCTAATGTAGAAATGTTAAACCCGTTAAGTAACGATTTAAAAGTTTTACGTCAATCTTTATTATTTAGTGGTTTAGAATCTGTTGGATATAATATCAATAGAAAAAATAATTCTTTACAGTTTTATGAGTTTGGTAAAACATACCATAAATACAGTGAAAAATACGAAGAGAATAAACATTTAACGCTTTTTGTTACTGGAAACAGAACTAAAGATAGTTGGAGTGTTGCAAATAAAACATCTGATTTCTTTTACTTAAAAGGAATTATTACTTCTCTATTAGTTAGATTAGGAATTGATAAGGTAAAATCTTCACCTGCAAAACAAGATGTGTTTTCTGAAGGAATTTCTCTTGGTTTGGGTAAAATTAAATTAGTTGAGTTTGGAGTTGTAAAACAATCAATACTAAAAGAATTCGGAATTAAACAAGAAGTTTTATTTGCTGATTTTAATTGGGATACTATTTTAAAATTAGTCGGAAACAAGAAAATTAAAGTAAGTGAATTACCTAAATTCCCAGTTGTAAAACGTGATTTAGCTTTATTGTTAGATTCTAAAGTAGCATTTAATGATGTTTATAATTTAGCTTTTCAAACGGAAAGAAAATTATTAAAAGAGGTAGATTTATTTGATGTTTATGAAGGTGATAAATTACCTGAAGGAAAAAAATCTTATGCAGTAAGTTTCTTATTACAAGATGAAACAAAAACTTTAGCAGACAAACAGATAGATAAAATAATGCAGAAGCTTCAGCAAACTTTCGAAAAAACTTTCGAAGCTGTTTTAAGATAA
- a CDS encoding fibronectin type III domain-containing protein encodes MKKLLLITLLIISYSAFSQIPSYYNDVNLTLNGTTLKDELASKIISTHTTNLSYTPGVWDALKQTDLDPNDNTKVLLIYGYSDSDGNYVTDRSRSKDLNGGTSGTQWNREHTYPKSLGNPNLGTSGPGADAHHLRASDISFNGQRSSKRFAAGSGNAGDVSGGWYPGDEWKGDVARMMMYMYLRYGNQCLPNGVGIGSTTAADANMITLFLDWNAEDPVSNFEMQRNPILEGIQGNRNPFIDNPAFATQIWGGKQAEDKFGNGSGTIDTEAPTTPTNLVASNTTQNSVNLSWNASTDNTAVSGYSIFNGTTQVGTTSNTNYTVTGLTAGTSYSFSVKAFDSASNTSSNSNTVSVTTTSGGTGNGTTTELLISEYIEGSSNNKALEIANFTGASVDLSSYSLKKATNGGGSFSSTLTLSGTLANGQVFVIAHSSATSTILNIANLTDSSVMSFNGNDAIGLFKNDALIDLIGNASSSANFAQNVTLQRKSSVTNPNASYTVAEWNSLATDTFSGLGNHSIDGGSTSDTTPPTSPTNLVASNITQTTLNLNWSASTDDTAVTGYDVYQNGTKITTVTSNSYSVTGLSEDTSYNFSVTAFDAAANISSASNTVFITTLPVPDTTAPTAPTSLTSSNSSQTSVDLNWNASTDNVAVTGYEVYQNTILIASVSSTNYSVSGLTSETSYNFSVKAKDAAGNISNESNIVIVTTESAPTNGTTSELLISEYVEGSSNNKALEIANFTGNTVDLSSYSLKKATNGSGSFSSVLNLSGNLANGQVFVIANSSATSTILNIANLTDSSVMSFNGNDAVGLFKNDVLIDLIGNASSSANFAQNVTLQRKSSITNPNSSYTISEWNSLAQDTFSGLGNHIIDGGTTSDTTAPSAPTNLIASNITETSVNLAWSLSTDDTAVNGYDVYNGINLIGSTVNNNYSVTNLQVATSYSFSVFAKDEAGNISTSSNNVNVTTVDLTNPSVPNGIVATNITQTSLDLTWAASTDNVAVISYDVLNGASIIGTVSNTSFSVIGLTENTIYNFSIVAKDAAGNTAESNSVSVSTLAQPTNTSTIISESYFESGWDNWTDGGSDCYRYSGSRSFEGNSSIRIRDNSGTVSAMTSESYDLSSYDTVEVEFQFYSYSMENNEDFWLRYYNGSSWTTVATYARGTDFENNNFYSAIVILDASNYNLVNNAQFRFQNDASANADHIYIDQVIITGKTGTSSAKSSKKTATNSTTFIKSLDTTAFSFEDDFMLYPNPVSGNFVNIRIENTDSENISFSISNTLGQIVKQGKLTNNTIKVNSLTKGIYIIEINDGEEKMIKKFVKK; translated from the coding sequence ATGAAAAAATTATTACTCATTACATTGCTGATTATTTCATATTCGGCATTTTCACAAATCCCATCTTATTACAATGATGTGAATTTAACCTTAAATGGTACGACTCTTAAAGATGAGTTGGCATCAAAAATTATTAGTACTCATACTACAAACTTATCTTATACACCTGGTGTTTGGGATGCTTTAAAACAAACTGATTTAGACCCAAATGATAATACAAAAGTGTTATTAATCTACGGATATAGTGATTCAGATGGAAACTATGTAACAGATAGATCAAGAAGCAAAGATTTAAACGGTGGAACTTCTGGGACACAATGGAACAGAGAACATACGTATCCAAAATCTTTAGGAAACCCTAATTTAGGAACTTCTGGTCCTGGTGCAGATGCACATCATTTAAGAGCTTCAGACATTTCATTTAACGGACAAAGAAGTAGCAAAAGGTTTGCTGCTGGTTCTGGTAATGCAGGTGATGTTTCTGGTGGATGGTATCCTGGTGATGAATGGAAAGGAGATGTTGCTCGTATGATGATGTATATGTATTTAAGATACGGAAATCAATGTTTACCAAATGGTGTTGGAATTGGTTCTACAACTGCTGCTGATGCAAATATGATAACTTTATTTTTAGATTGGAATGCAGAAGATCCTGTTTCTAATTTCGAAATGCAACGTAATCCTATTCTAGAAGGTATTCAAGGAAATAGAAATCCTTTTATAGATAATCCTGCTTTTGCAACTCAAATTTGGGGAGGTAAACAAGCTGAGGATAAATTTGGAAATGGTTCTGGAACAATTGATACTGAAGCACCTACAACTCCAACAAATTTAGTAGCTTCTAATACTACTCAAAACTCTGTTAACCTATCTTGGAATGCATCAACAGACAATACTGCTGTTAGTGGTTATAGTATTTTTAACGGAACAACTCAAGTTGGTACAACATCTAATACAAATTATACTGTTACAGGATTAACTGCTGGAACTTCTTATTCTTTTTCTGTAAAAGCATTTGATTCCGCTTCAAATACTTCTTCTAATAGTAATACAGTTTCCGTAACAACAACTTCTGGAGGAACAGGAAACGGAACTACAACAGAACTATTAATTTCTGAATACATAGAAGGTTCTTCAAATAATAAAGCATTAGAAATCGCAAACTTTACAGGTGCTTCTGTAGATTTATCATCGTATTCTCTAAAAAAAGCTACAAACGGTGGTGGTTCTTTTTCTAGTACTTTAACATTAAGTGGGACTTTAGCAAACGGACAAGTTTTTGTTATTGCACACAGTAGCGCAACTTCTACTATTTTAAACATTGCTAATTTAACAGATAGTTCAGTGATGTCTTTTAACGGAAATGATGCTATTGGTTTATTTAAAAATGATGCTCTAATTGATTTAATTGGTAATGCTTCAAGCAGTGCTAATTTTGCTCAAAATGTAACTTTACAAAGAAAATCATCAGTTACAAATCCAAACGCATCTTATACAGTTGCAGAATGGAATTCTTTAGCTACAGATACATTTAGTGGTTTAGGAAATCATTCTATAGATGGAGGATCTACAAGTGATACCACTCCTCCTACTTCTCCAACGAATTTAGTAGCTTCTAATATTACTCAAACAACATTAAATTTAAATTGGTCTGCATCAACAGATGATACAGCAGTTACAGGTTATGATGTTTATCAAAACGGAACAAAAATAACAACTGTTACAAGTAACTCATATTCAGTAACGGGTTTATCAGAAGATACTTCATATAACTTTTCTGTTACTGCTTTTGATGCTGCAGCAAATATTTCATCAGCAAGTAATACTGTTTTTATAACAACATTACCAGTTCCTGATACTACTGCACCAACTGCTCCAACGAGTTTAACTTCATCTAATAGTTCGCAAACTTCAGTAGATTTAAATTGGAATGCTTCAACAGATAATGTTGCTGTTACTGGTTATGAAGTTTATCAAAATACAATACTTATTGCATCCGTTTCTTCAACAAATTATTCTGTTTCAGGCTTAACTTCAGAAACATCTTATAACTTTTCAGTAAAAGCAAAAGATGCTGCAGGAAACATTTCTAATGAAAGTAATATTGTAATTGTTACTACAGAATCTGCTCCAACAAACGGAACAACATCAGAGTTATTAATTTCTGAATATGTTGAAGGTTCATCAAACAATAAAGCTTTAGAAATTGCAAACTTTACAGGAAATACAGTAGATTTATCTTCTTATTCTTTAAAGAAAGCTACAAATGGTTCTGGATCTTTTTCTAGTGTTCTTAATTTAAGTGGAAATTTAGCAAACGGACAAGTATTTGTTATAGCAAACAGTAGCGCAACTTCTACTATTTTAAATATTGCAAATTTAACAGATAGTTCAGTGATGTCTTTTAACGGAAATGACGCTGTTGGTTTATTTAAAAATGATGTTTTAATAGATTTAATTGGTAATGCTTCAAGTAGTGCTAATTTTGCTCAAAATGTAACATTACAAAGAAAATCATCTATTACTAATCCGAATTCTTCTTATACTATTTCTGAATGGAATTCATTAGCACAAGATACTTTTAGTGGACTTGGAAATCATATTATTGACGGTGGCACAACATCAGACACAACTGCACCTTCTGCTCCAACAAATTTAATTGCTTCTAATATTACTGAAACTTCAGTTAATTTAGCTTGGTCACTTTCTACTGACGATACAGCTGTTAATGGTTATGATGTTTATAATGGAATAAATTTAATTGGTAGTACTGTTAACAATAACTATAGTGTAACTAATTTACAAGTTGCAACGTCATATAGTTTTTCTGTTTTTGCAAAAGATGAAGCTGGTAATATATCAACTTCTAGTAATAATGTAAATGTTACAACAGTAGATTTAACAAACCCTTCTGTTCCTAATGGAATAGTTGCAACTAACATTACACAAACCTCTTTAGATTTAACTTGGGCTGCATCAACTGATAACGTTGCTGTTATTAGTTATGATGTTTTAAATGGAGCTTCAATAATTGGTACTGTTTCAAATACTAGTTTTTCAGTGATAGGTTTAACAGAAAATACTATATATAATTTTTCTATTGTAGCAAAAGATGCTGCAGGAAATACTGCTGAAAGCAATTCAGTTTCTGTTTCAACTTTAGCACAACCAACAAATACATCAACAATAATTTCTGAATCTTATTTTGAATCTGGTTGGGATAATTGGACAGATGGAGGAAGTGATTGTTATCGCTATTCTGGTTCTCGTTCTTTTGAAGGAAACAGTTCAATCAGAATTAGAGATAACTCAGGTACAGTTTCTGCAATGACATCAGAAAGTTATGATTTATCTTCTTATGATACTGTAGAAGTTGAATTTCAATTCTATTCTTATAGTATGGAAAACAATGAAGACTTCTGGTTGCGTTATTATAATGGAAGTTCTTGGACAACTGTTGCAACGTATGCAAGAGGTACTGATTTTGAAAACAATAACTTTTATTCTGCCATTGTAATTTTAGATGCATCAAACTATAACTTGGTAAATAATGCACAGTTTAGATTCCAAAATGATGCAAGTGCAAATGCAGATCATATTTATATTGATCAAGTAATTATCACTGGTAAAACTGGTACTAGTTCTGCAAAATCTTCTAAAAAAACAGCTACTAATTCTACAACTTTTATTAAAAGTTTAGATACTACAGCATTTAGTTTTGAAGATGATTTTATGTTATATCCAAATCCTGTTTCTGGAAATTTTGTAAACATTAGAATAGAAAATACAGATTCTGAAAACATCTCTTTTTCAATCAGTAATACTTTAGGTCAGATTGTTAAGCAAGGAAAACTTACTAATAATACGATTAAAGTAAATTCTTTAACGAAAGGAATTTATATCATCGAAATTAATGATGGTGAAGAAAAAATGATTAAAAAGTTCGTAAAAAAATAA
- the lipA gene encoding lipoyl synthase gives MAIDSVILPERLKKPKWLRVKLPVGKKYTELRSLVDKYKLNTICTSGSCPNMGECWGEGTATFMILGNICTRSCGFCGVKTGRPDTVEWDEPEKVARSIKLMSIKHAVITSVDRDDLKDGGSIIWAETVDAIRRANPNTTLETLIPDFQGNTKQIDRVIEVHPEVVSHNIETVRRLSREVRIQAKYDRSLGVLKYLKEKGMRTKTGLMLGLGETEEEVYQTMRDIREANCDIITIGQYLQPTKKHLPVQKFVTPEQFKKYETFGLELGFMYVESGALVRSSYKAHKHAV, from the coding sequence ATGGCAATAGATTCTGTAATACTTCCCGAAAGACTAAAAAAACCAAAATGGTTACGTGTAAAATTACCAGTTGGTAAAAAATATACTGAATTAAGGAGTTTAGTTGATAAATATAAATTAAATACAATTTGTACAAGTGGTAGCTGTCCTAACATGGGAGAATGTTGGGGAGAAGGAACTGCAACGTTTATGATATTAGGAAACATCTGTACACGTTCTTGTGGTTTCTGTGGTGTAAAAACTGGAAGACCTGATACAGTGGAATGGGATGAGCCTGAAAAAGTTGCTCGTTCTATAAAATTGATGAGCATAAAACACGCTGTAATCACTTCTGTTGATAGAGACGATTTAAAAGATGGTGGTTCTATTATTTGGGCAGAAACTGTAGATGCTATTCGTAGAGCAAACCCAAATACAACTTTAGAAACTTTAATTCCAGATTTTCAAGGAAACACAAAACAAATAGATAGAGTTATTGAAGTGCATCCTGAAGTAGTTTCTCACAATATAGAAACTGTTAGAAGATTATCTCGTGAAGTTCGTATACAAGCTAAATATGATAGAAGTTTAGGCGTATTAAAATACCTAAAAGAAAAAGGTATGCGTACAAAAACTGGTTTAATGCTAGGTTTAGGTGAAACTGAAGAAGAAGTATACCAAACTATGAGAGATATACGTGAAGCTAATTGTGATATTATTACAATTGGTCAGTATTTACAACCGACTAAAAAACACTTACCTGTTCAGAAGTTTGTTACTCCAGAACAATTTAAGAAGTACGAAACTTTTGGTCTAGAACTTGGCTTTATGTATGTAGAAAGTGGTGCTTTAGTTCGTTCTTCTTACAAAGCACATAAACACGCTGTATAA